In Mycobacteriales bacterium, the following proteins share a genomic window:
- a CDS encoding acyl-CoA dehydrogenase family protein — MNLDQDPALDAFRQEVAEFLDTAPTEAIREAGRKTTSVFAPFEQVMEWHRILAKKGWAAPAWPVEYGGTGWSVEQRYVYAEEYWKRDLPPLLPNGLQMVGPLLMHLGTEEQKARYLPGILAGEDYWTQGYSEPNAGSDLAALSCSAVADGEDYIINGSKIWTTYAHHANRMFMLVRTSTEGKKQAGITFLLLDRVDLPGIEIRPIIGLDGVPEQCEVFFRDVRVPQSGRVGAENDGWSVAKQLLVHERGGAVASPALRRRVEALREMAARQPTAFGGVIADDPAFQRDLGVLEADIGSIEHFEKLATSGHPIAQDIAFPSIAKVMNTEVTQALSVLMTRVAGLRGLAVQTAALEVGSPTPPLDDDFSLVAMPYYLNSRATTIYAGTNEIQRDLIARTIGL; from the coding sequence ATGAATCTCGACCAGGATCCGGCGCTCGATGCGTTCCGCCAGGAGGTGGCCGAGTTCCTCGACACCGCGCCCACCGAGGCGATCCGCGAAGCCGGCCGGAAGACCACGAGCGTGTTCGCGCCCTTCGAGCAGGTGATGGAGTGGCACCGCATCCTCGCCAAGAAGGGCTGGGCCGCCCCGGCCTGGCCGGTCGAGTACGGCGGGACAGGTTGGTCGGTCGAGCAGCGCTACGTCTACGCCGAGGAGTACTGGAAGCGCGACCTGCCGCCCCTGCTGCCGAACGGGCTGCAGATGGTCGGCCCGCTCCTGATGCACCTCGGCACCGAGGAGCAGAAGGCCCGCTACCTGCCCGGCATCCTGGCCGGTGAGGACTACTGGACACAGGGCTACTCCGAGCCCAACGCCGGCTCAGACCTCGCGGCGCTGAGCTGCTCGGCAGTCGCCGACGGCGAGGACTACATCATCAACGGCAGCAAGATCTGGACCACCTACGCCCACCACGCCAACCGAATGTTCATGCTGGTGCGCACCAGCACGGAGGGCAAGAAGCAAGCCGGCATCACGTTCCTGCTGCTCGACCGCGTCGACCTGCCGGGCATCGAGATTCGCCCGATCATCGGACTGGACGGGGTGCCCGAGCAGTGCGAGGTCTTCTTTCGCGACGTACGGGTGCCGCAGTCGGGCCGCGTGGGTGCCGAGAACGACGGCTGGTCGGTCGCGAAGCAGCTGCTCGTCCACGAGCGCGGTGGCGCCGTCGCCAGCCCAGCGCTTCGGCGTCGGGTCGAAGCGCTTCGGGAGATGGCCGCGCGCCAGCCGACCGCGTTCGGCGGTGTCATCGCCGACGACCCCGCGTTCCAGCGTGACCTCGGTGTGCTGGAAGCCGACATCGGGTCGATCGAACACTTCGAGAAGCTGGCGACCAGCGGCCACCCGATCGCTCAGGACATCGCCTTCCCGTCCATCGCGAAGGTGATGAACACCGAAGTGACCCAGGCGCTGTCGGTCCTCATGACCCGCGTCGCAGGACTGCGCGGCCTCGCTGTGCAGACCGCTGCCCTCGAAGTGGGATCACCGACCCCACCACTCGACGACGACTTCTCCCTCGTGGCGATGCCTTACTACCTCAACAGCCGGGCGACCACGATCTACGCCGGGACCAACGAGATCCAGCGCGACCTCATCGCGCGCACGATCGGACTGTGA